attctgtttccctagagaaccctaactaatacatttcctatccatgagcacagaatatctttctacctatgtgggtccttttttatttcttttagtgaagttttgtaattttctgtgcagAGGTGTTTTGAGTCCTTGGTTAAGgttattcctaggtgcttgattctttttagttgctattgtgagtggaatttttttcattgcttcttCACTTAGGTCATTACTAATGTAAAGGTACATTACCGACTTAtatgtgttaatcttgtatcgCACCACTCAGCTGAATTCATTAGCTCAAGTtgctgtgtcattgatttttcaggattttccaaatataagatcttatcatctgcaaataatgacagttttacttcttcctttccaatttgaatgccttttatttctttgtcttggcaaattgctctggttagaacttctagcacaatgttgactaatagaagtgatagcgggcatccttgtctcattcccaatcttagaggaaaggctttcagcctctcaccattagtactgtgctggctgtgggtttttcatatatatcctttatcatattgaggaagtttccttcaactcctaccttttgagtatttttattataaagggatgttgaattttgtcaaatcatttgatttttcccttttgatttattactgtattgtattacattgattttcttatgttgaaccacccttgcatgccaggaatgaaccccgcttggtcgtggtgtataattcttttaatgtgcctttggattggatttgcaagtattttcttgagaatttttgcatccatattcattagggagatgggcttacagttttcatttttttgtagatctttatctggttttggtaacAGAGTGTtatcagcttcataaaatgagttaggtagtgttactttttcttcagttttgtggaagagtttgagcaggaatggtgtcaattctttttggaaagtttggtaaaattctcctgtgaagccatttggccctgagcttttattggtagaaagatttttgatgactcattggatctctttgcttgtgattggtttgttgagatcttttattgcttcttgggtcaatctaggttgttcatgtgttttcaggaaattgtccatttcctctgaattgtctagcttgttggtatacagttgttcctagtatccccttatgattttttttttttaatttctttgggattcttAGTAATTATCCAGCtcttatttctgattctgtttatttagatcgtctctctttttgactttgtcagtctaggtaagggtctttcaatcttgttgatcttctcagagaaccaacttttggttttatttattctctctgttgttttttgctctccagttcatttatttttgctttaatctttatttctttccttctacttgctttaggggtAGTTTGCTGGTCATTCTCTAGCcacttcagttgttcagttaggtctttggttttagctttttcttggtttttgatatatgcatttagagctattaatttccctctcagcaccacctttgctgcatcccacaggttttgatatgttgttttctcgttttcattcgtctctagatatttacctgtttctcttgcaatttcttctttgatccagtggttgtttaggagtgtgttgtttaacctccataaatttgtgaaagatctggttctttggtggttattgttttctagttgtattccattatggtcagagatgtgctttgaataatttcaatcttttaaagttTGTTAAGAGttattttgtgccccagcatatgatctatcctggatgcatatgattggatgcataaacatttatgattgttattttttcttggtgaattgtcccttttattaatgtatagtgtccttctctgtccttatgacatctttgcatttaaagtctagtttgtctgatattagtatagctcaccccagctttcttttggttgcagtttgcgtcaaatatttttttctatcctttcacttgcagtctctttgtgttgcagggtctaagatgagtctcttgtaaacagcttaTTGAtgagtcatactttttaatccattctaccaatctgtatcttttaattggagagtgtaatccattcacattcaaaattattactgtgaagggagttcctgaaccagccattttatcctttggtttttagttgtcagatgtatttttccctctctctctttatttcctttaagttacccttactaatactcttcagttctgtgcccttctccagacctctctctcctttctttttttctcaactgatagagctctctttagtatttctttcactgcaggtctcttgttaacaaagtctctcagcatttgtttgtggaaattttaaattctccctcaattttgaaggagagctttgctggataaagaattcttggctggcagtttttctctttcagaatcttaaatatgtcacaccactgccttctcgcctccatggtgcctgctgagtagtcagtgcttagtcttatgttgttttccttgtatttggtgaattgcttctctttcgctgctttcagaactttctccttcccttcagcatttgacagtctgatcagtatatgtctcggaattggtttatttgtatttattctatctggaattcattgggcatctttgatttgcatgtttatgtcatttagaaggtttggaaagttttcctgaactatgtcttgaaacactcttcctagccctttactcttctcttctccttctgggataccaatgattcatttatttgttcacttcatgttgtccatcatttccctgagctgcatttctgttttcttcaccatttgttctttggtgtgCTTGCATTCAATTACTGTGTCCTCaggttcacttatcctttctttcgcctcttcaaatctgctcttgtgtgtctctagtgtatttttaatttgatcaacagtatcttttatttccataagatgtgctatttttttcactctttcaaattcttgtttatactcttctagagtcttcttggtGTCCTTTATGCCTTTAACCatctcactgaagttgttttaCAGATTTGTGTTTACTTCTTTAATTGGTTACTCCATATTTTGTtactcttctggttttttaatttgttcatttggcttgtccatgtcttGTAGATTCTTCTAGTGCTTTATGATGTTCtcttggctttggggcattttcttgtcttgataaagttatttggggaaatgcaggattatttgagcatttatacaTAATTtcacagagctacagcttgctggagtgcattttcccaatcctaccagcacTTGGTGCCAttgagctacagcttgctggagtgcagtttccctatcctgccagcaggtggtgctctcaagCTGTTCTTCCCCGAGCTTCACCTGTGTGGTGGGTGGGCTCCAAACCAGGTGGGGATCCAATCAGttcaccagttctccatgtgaaCTAGGGACTGCCCACCCTGGGGCTACGATGTAGGCACTGTGCactttggcagggagtccactcaagAGCAGCCTCTACATCAGAGGTGCCCCGTTCCTTGACTGCTGTGCACCCAggagcctctggggtgtgggagggatCTTGATGCCTCGTATGGCACCCTCTCCTATTCCTGCTTCTTACCAGTGCACCCCCCAGACTTCTGTGGGGGGAGAGCAGACTCTAACTCCCAGGTTTCCTCATGGGATCTCCTGGCTGTCTCGCTGTAGTGGATCACCtcccagctaactgccaaggtgggtgcatgggagtggagagctgctgctcattTCCTTGCCTAGCAGCCGTCTCACTGCAGCCGGCCCAGGGAGGTGCTTCTGGCCaaacaaactcaccctgtcccttGAGGCGCTGTTTCTCCGTGTTTTTGTCCATGTCCCCACCACATGCTGTAGGGGTCCCATAGGGCCTGTCACACCCTGAAACTGTGGTCCCAGGCGtcctccagcccctccctagTTTCTTTCACGGAGGAGAAGCCCGCTGTGCCTCACTGCTCTACcgtcttcccagaagtccccatTATTGTGCTTATTAAAATACTATAACATTATTTAAACAAGGAGGTGTTTGGTAGATTTCCTGTGGTTCCGAAAATACTGTTTCCAATACTTTTCTTGAAAGTCACCTCACTTTGAGGCTACATATTTGGTAGAGTTGCTTTCCTGGGTGTGGAAGATGGGAAATTTATTTAccaggaaaaagaaatcagaagccaCTTCACTGACTCCTGACACCCTGTTGGGCCAGTAAGTCTAGGATTAAGGCTACAAAAGACGTGTGTGTGGAGAAGATGTCAGTCCATGTACATCCCACGCCTGTGTTACGTCTTCCACCCTCACATGGTTCTTCCCAAGAGGGCCTCTCTGCTGTGACTTGTTTTGGATTCATGCGAGTCCAGACATTCACAAGCAGAGCGGCTCCATTCCCAGCGCCCCGCACACTCCACAGCACTTTATGGATCTGGGCTCCTTAGTGGACTTGTTCCTTGTGGTCACAGCAGCTCTGTGGTCATCATCATCGCTAAGCACTTGGCATCAAGGAGCTCCCTaaatccccacccccccaccaggAAGCTGCTGGTTACCTGGGCCTTGGGGCTTCCCAGGGGGCCTGTTTGACTCTCATGACAAACCCTGCAGGACACCTAGCTCGAGTCCCCCTCCAGGCACCCCTCCCCAGTGGCCCACACTTGCCGCTCCCTTGCTCACAGGCTGTTCAAGTGGCACTGCCCCGAGCTCTTCTGACGTCTGCGCCAGCTTGCCCTGTTGGCCTCCCACTGCCGCCGTTCAGCTGGCACACTGGGTGTGTGGACACAGTCCCAACCTGGCCTGCCCATGTGCAAGCAGGGCTCTCTGCCAGCAGCCCCCGCCCTTCCCATCTGTGGGACTATGACTGAACGCCTCTAAGTTGGAATCCCGCCAAGATGGAACGATATGGCAGCATCAAAGGACCTCGGTTGGCCTTGGATAGCTGGTCCCCCACCATCCCCGCCAGCAGGCCAGCATGTCGGGTCCCCCGGGACCTTGTTGGACTTGCCTTTTGGTCCTAACACAGTACACGGCATATGGAAGACTCTTAGTAAATATCAGTGAATAGACAGTGCCCTCATTTGACAGGCTTGGGGTAGTGAGCGACAAGACGAAGGCCACCAGCCATGTCTTCAGCCAGTACTCCTCCTTCTTTTCCATAGTTGTGGGTCAGAAGGGGCAACCCTTGGGTCTAGCCCTGGACGGCTGGTTCCTGGGGCCTCCAGGCTGCAGGGCAGCTGTATGGCTGTGTCTCCTCTCCTCAGCATCTGCTGACAGCTGAGACACcatagagagagggagaagggaccCTGGGCTGGAAGGAGTGGAGCTGGCCACAGACCTATGGCCTGCTGAGCATGGGAGTGAGTCAGACCGAGTGGAGTGTCCCTGGATTTGAACCCCTGGGGAAGCAGTTGGCCAGTGGGCGTGGCCTCCTGATCCACTGCAGCCTCTTCCGTGGAGACCCTGCTCACTCACTCCAGCTTTCCGTCCTTGTAATGTTGGGATGCAAACAGCAAGTTTAGCTGACAGGGAAATAGAAAAAGGGCTTGTACATTAGCTGCATAGTCAGCAcctgaaaagacaaaaatatagtaTCCTGGCCCTAaagtaaaaagggaaataaaccTGCTTTGATCAGCAGTGTTTCCCAAGCTTCTGAAGCAGACAGTGGCTTTCAGCATATTGTGGCAGGTCAACACAAGTCAGGAAATAAATTCCAACTCTCCAGGAATTTATAATCCCTTAAACCACAGACGGAAAGTTGGGGTGAATATTATTTCAAAACCATAATTTTTAGAGAAAGTGAATAAGCTCTGACTCTGGAGTTTAGGAGCTGGGGACCTCTAAAACTGTCATCTCGGGGCAGTGTGGCTTATAGAAAGAAAGCTGACGTGGAACCCCAAGACTGAGCTGCAGGCCAGTGTTGTCCAATAGAGCTTTCTGCGACGGGGGCAGGGGCCATTCTGTGCTGTGAGTGGGCAGCCTCCGGCCACAGGGGGCTATTGAGCACCTGGGATGTGGCTGGTGTGGCTAAGgagctgaattttaaattttgttcagtTGTAACTAATAGGAATTTTAATAGCCGCACATGGCTGGTGGCTGCTGCGTGGGGCAGCAGCTCTAGGTCAGGATCTGCCACAGCTTGCATGGCCCAGACCTCGCTCCCCTTGCAGGCTGGCTCACGCGGCCTGCAGTGTGCTCTGCAGCCTCCCGTCTGTCCACTGCTGCCCCCCTCCCCCGGGCCTAGAGCAGTGTCTGGTATGCGGTGGACACTCGATGATGAAAAGACAGCTGGAGGGGTCCCAGTGGCCCACAGCCCACCTCGAGAGCCTGGCATCAAGCTGGGAGAAGGCCCGGCCGCCATGGTGGAGACATTCTGGGCCCTGGCCCAGGATTCGGCCCCTTGGCCCTGCTCCTCATGCTGCTCTGTGCACGCCTACCACGCTGGCCCAGTTAATGTCTTCCTCAGTCTGTGTTTGTTTTAGAGGGAaattccctttttcccttcttggATTTCAAGGCAAGACATTTGGTTTAAGTACATATGTATCTTTCAAATGTTCTTTGAGTAATATTAAAGAGTTTTAATATGCACAGTCTAGTGGTGATGTCACATGGAGCCCCTCCTCCACAGGCATCCCCCTTCGTAAATAATCTCTTGGTCAAGGTGGGAATCACTGTACTTAGTGGTGTTGCTGTGCTGCCGAGTTACCCACAAAGGCAGCTGTGGTGATCCAGCCACAGTTCTGGTTTTGATACAGGAGCTTCCTGGAGAGCAAAATCTGTTTCTTGGAATTTTATGTGCAGTTATTGTCACTTTAGCTTTTGTGACTTCTAGTTTTGCTAGTTGCGATGAATTTAGAACTGCCCAGCTCTTTAACAAGCTGGAGCCTCAGTTCTCTCTGTGACAGCTGATATTTATGGCTAAAAAATCTGAACAACAGTACGTCAACTTTCTCAGGTAACCAGTAGTAAAATGAAACTCTTCTTTCTCAGTGAGAGAAGGTCTGGAAATGTCAGGATGCACCGAGGGGGTCCACGTGCAGCGTGGGGAGGAGCCGCCAGGGGCCGTGATTACAGGGATGAGGCTCAGAGGCGCTTCTGTGGTGAGCAAGCCAAGGAGCAGGAGCAGCTCACTGAACTCCACTGACAGCGGCTCGGGGTCCCTGCCACCCACGCTCCAAGCAGGGCCTGAGTGTGGGAAGGGCAGCCAGCCCTCCTTGCAGAGATTCAGCGTCATCAGCTTGGAAGACTTCGACCAAGAGCTTGTTGTGAAGCCAACCAGagtgaagaagaagaaggaaccAGGTACCATCGGTAGCAGAAGTTCAGCTCACTTCGGGGGCGGCTTGAGCGAACTAGTGACTTGTACACTAGAGGTGGCTCTCCTTGCTGCAGCTGTCTTCTGGAAGCCCACGGAGCTCGAGCCCACTCATTGGAAAGCGGGGGGAGGGTCTTAAGAAAACAAACTCTGGTCCTCCTCAGAGGGGTTTTGCTGTGAAATGCTTCCTACACCAAAAAAGAATACATAGAGACACACCTGTGAAAGGTGTGAGGTTTTGTAATGCACACCTGTGGCTATCACCTGCTTAAAGGGTTGGGGTCTTATaaagtatttaaattaaaattttggctTATCCATTTGTACAGTTTATTAGACCAGAAATTCTGATCACATGTTGGAAAGtcagaaaataggaagaaaatttaCATTGACATCTAGGATAGAACATGTATATTACCAAATGTGGGATTTAAAATTGAATTGTTTTAACTTTCCACTCAGTGTTGAAGGAAAATATCATCAGTTTCCTAAGCATTTTAATTGAAAATCaattggtctatcctggagaaaacCGAGTTTTCTAAGGAGAgtcaaaattaaatttcttttttttgaggGAAGAGGGCCTGAGGCTTCATTCCCCGGCTTAACCAAGGGGGAAACAGAGAACTTACTCCTTGATAGAATGTCCACTTCTTGGTCTGTGTGGATGAAAATATGTAACTCTTGGATTACCAAAAGCTAACAGATTTATTGTAGAGGTACAGCACATCACAGTGGTTTTTAAGTCACTCTGATCAAAATGAATGATTCAGCTAATTAGCGACAGTCTAGATGGTCTTGGAATTGATGTTGAAAACCCCCAGACGCACAGGGGCAAGTCACTCAGTGGCACCAGAATGTCTCGCTGTCAGTTACCATGACATCTTTTAATTGCATCTCAGTAATATCCTAAAATACATTCTATATTCTAATTAATAGACAATTAGATggtttgttttcagcttcttttacaaaataaatggTGTTAAACCTTTAGAAAGATCAACTGGCCAAAGTGAGTTGACCATCTCACTTTGCTCTCTGGTTTTTCTTGGCAAACATCCCTTGAGTGAGGCCCAGAGCCCCCTGGTGACTGAGATTTGCGCACATATTTAACCTTCCTGCCTTACGATAACTTGTGCTTCAGTTTATTCTTCACCAGCTGAACATCctccatttaaaatttattttttcttgaaccccaaatttgctttttaattgaTCTCTTGGTATTTATGAAGAGTCGTACCTGATTTGAAAtgttcttgttttaaagtagaGAGTGGCAGCAGGAGTGCCTGTCACAGCTCCCTTGAGTCGACTCCCTGTTGGGAATCCCCTGCGGGCTGCCCCCAGTCCTGGAGCGCAGACCTGCTGTGCATGACCTCCAGCCCACCGGGCAGTGCTGTGGATCAGCTGAGCACAGGCTCCCCTGGCCCGGAGAGCAGCCTCGGCAGCAAGTGGAGCAGTGTCCTGCGGGAGAACGATGATTCCGAGACATTGAGGGTCCTGGAGGCCGCTGAATCCACGCCTGACTTGCTGGATGCCAACAGTGACAGTAGAACTGAAATGCTGCAGGGTAACCAGGCCAGGGAAGTGGACGTGTGCAATGGGGGCCTTAACTTACCCTCACTCCCAAGGGAACAGGGAGGAGGGAGTGGAGTCACAGAACTCGAAGAGGAGCCTGGACCTGCAGATGGTGGACCCAGGACTATTAACCTCCCCAGGACAGGACAGTGCCACTGAGTCCCATGGGGCCCAGGATATGCAGCCTGATGACCCCCAAAGCACTTTTTCTGCATTCCCCTTTCTGGATGCAGCCCCCCTTCTGGACTCACTCACCGTGCCTTCCAGCCTCAGCGTGGCCTTGGGTGCCGAGTAGGCAGTGCCTGAGACCATGGCTGATGAAGGCAGCGCCCAGGtgcccagggaggagcaggaCTTGCTGTTGGACCTGGAGGCTCCCGGCCACCTAGGCTCAGGTCCCTGGCCTGGTGTCACTGAAATGGCTTGAGCCAGGAAGAAATGGCCATTTCTGAGTGTGACTTGGGGCATGCCAGAAGAAAGTGGAATCCTCCGGCTTCTGCTTTGGTGGCCAATGCCCATCAGCCTCAGCCCCAGCAGTCTTCATGGGAACAGGTGTTAATGTCCAGCAATGAGGAGGACATCTATGCCCATGGGCTCCCCTGTTCATCCTCAGACATGAGTGTGACAGAGCTCAGTGGCAGCTGCTCCCTCCAGGACCTGAGCCGACCAGGCACGGGTGGGACAGGGCTGCTGAAGTCAGACCAGGTACGTGGGCCCAGGCAGTGGGGGACATGTATTTTAGGCCTCTTTCTTAAGGGAAATCATTTGCAGGAGTGTTCTCcttgttgaaagaaattatatTCTTGATACAAAACCTGTATAACCAAATACGTTTTGAAGTCTAGGTTGGAGGCATTTCTAGCCCAGGGACCTTGAATGGCTTGAACTACTTCTGACCTGTCACACCCCACTCAGTAGCTCACTTTACCAACAAAAGGAGGAGCTCACTGTTCACTCTGACGAGGCCAGGCCAGGGCAGGTCTCAGGGAAGTGCTGAATTGGCCTTGAGGCTGCCCACAGTGCTGGCCGCTCCGGGAGGGGCAGGAGCCCTGAGCAGGTGGGAGGCAGgggctcccctcctccctccactgcAGAATCATCAGCAAGAACTGGGGCTGTTTTCACAGCCACTATATCCTACCCCTTAACCTCCAAACAGCAGCACCCAGGCTCCCCTGCAAGCTGTGCAAGAACTGGGTTTGGATTATCCAGTTTCCTGCGGGTATTGTAATGAAGAGACAGTTATTAACTGGTCTTGGgcatttatgttaaaaaaaaaaagtgatggaaaAAGTGCTTACTTTCCTTAGCAAGTAATTATTAGtagatgtattttatttaaaaactaaccAGTTGTTAAAACTTCTCCCATTAACTGTGGACATCAGATGTGGATCATGATTGTGTATGAACTTATGGCTATGACTGCTTTCCCCCAgtgtgctctcagattctctccaTAGTGGTAATCAGTGGCCTGCCTTGAGCTCTCATTGTTGGGCACCGTGCAAAGTGCTTCACCAATTGTATTctctaaaaacaaagcaaacgACCATGAATTAGGTACCATCATTGTCCCCATATTAGAGAGGAGGGAATTGAGGTTAAGCAGAGTTAAATGGCTCACACCAGGTCACAGCaggtgagtggcagagccagccCCAGGGCCCACACGCTTCACCTGGGTGCTCCCCTGCCTCCGTGGTGAAACACGGTGCTCACCTGATTTGAGGTGAAATGCCAGAAGTTGAGCCCTTTCATTCAGTGTCATTTCCACCTGCATCCATCCGTGGTGCTCGAGGGCcttctccctgccaggctctgtTTGGTGCTGGGGACCCTGTGCTGAAAAGGACAGCCAGCCAGGGAGCCCATCTTCATGGAGCTCAGGGCCCCAGGGGGGACAGGTCAGTCCCATTGCGGCAGTGGGACTCGGCCAACTGCGGGAAGCCCCAGGAGGGGCGCCCACCCAGTGATGGGGTGTCAGCCAGGCAGACGATGCCCGTGGGCACAGAGAAGCCTAGATGAGAGGGGTCCTGGCCATTGGAGGGCCCCCTTTCCAGCTTCCGCACCCCACCTCATCCCCAGTAGCTGGAAAGCCAAGAGATttgggtttttggttttgtttgcttttggcaGGCTGGGGGGAGGTGAGAGGAGATAAGGCCTGTACGGTGAGCAGGTCCAGATCGAGAAGGGGTGGGCACCGTTCTCGTTGAAGCAACTAATGTCCATATGTGGATATTTGTGGAAATTTGCTGATGGAGTTTTAGAAAATTGTTAAAGTGCAAAGACTTTATGTAGAGTCAGTTTTTATGAAGAATCCTAGCAACTAAGCCTTAGTCTACAAAACACAATCAGGCAGGCCATCCCAGCCGAACTCCGTCAGCCTTTCCCACAGGGTGTGCCATGTGTCCAGTGGTTGGAACAGTGCCTGAAAAAACAGGGTGAAAGAGAAAGATAGCGGATGGGCTGCTTCTCTAACATAGCTACAAAGAATAAACGTGCAAAAGGTAGATTTGCAGGCAAATCTTTGTGTATGGCGAGGTTTACCCACAGAATAAAACCAATCCTTCTTAGTGTAACATGATACACTAAGCATTAGGTGGTAGTTCTGTGACAAGCTGCCATGCAGGGACCATGCATGGGACCAAATACGTTTTGAAGTCTAGGTTGGGGGCATTCAGGGACCATGCCATGCAGGGACGCTGGGGTCTTAGAGGCGAATGACAGCTCCACTGCCTGGCTTCTCAGAGATCCTTGCGGCGCTGGGATGGTAGCGATACTCTGCAGGTTTCTGTTGTTGAGAACCGATACCCTCTGCCACAGAACTCACCCGGCTCTGTCCCTCTCAGTTTGCAGAAAGCTGGATGGGCTACTCGGGCCCTGGCTGCGGCATCCTCAGCCTGGCAGTCTCCGAGAAGTACGTGTGGTGCCTGGACTACAAGGGAGGCTTGTTCTGCAGTGTGCTGCCGGGCACTGGGCTGCGCTGGCAGAAGTTGGAGGACACCGTCCAGCAGGTGGCCGTGTCGCCCTCAGGTGCGCCTCCTGGGCCTGCATTGCCACAGCCGCGCCCCGAGGCCCGCACCCTGCACACACCCAGTTCTCTCCAAAGAATGTGCATCGTCTCATTGCTCAGTTTGAAAAGGCTTTGTTTTATTAGTTGCAATGATGAcacatgaatatatttttgtaaacTATACAAATAGTTTGAATTTTGACAGGTTTCTTTTGAGGGATTGTTAAGATACTAACtccttataaaaatgaaatgtgattctgattctttgtgttgttttaaagcaACTGAACTAATGAAGACTGGCCTATGGATATGTTGGGTCTGCTCAGATTATTTGGTTTCCTTTTTAGAAATTATTATATTGTAGCcgtattattatatttatattattaattgaagtccatagtttataatAGGGTTCATTCGTTGTGTCATACAGTTATGTGAATTTTGGTGTTTTTTACAATTTTCTTGTGGTTACatggagaaattattttttaatgagttaTGTGCTTTGGCTGAATAATCTGCTCCCTGATGGTAGAAAGaaaatccattcattctttcctgCCAGTATCAGGCCATCTTCAGGGAGTTTTAACAGCATTTGCTGAATGATGCCTTACTACATTGAAACACCTCCCCCTGCACGGAATTGTTGGGTCTTCTATTTCCTATTTACTTATTCCAGGAGTGGGGTGTGCTGGGGAGGGAAGTAGAATAGAAGTATTTCTGTTTTTCACCTTCCAGTAACCTGGTTTTTGTAGGACATTGGAATAGAAGCCAGGCAAACGCTCCCTAGCATTTCACGTCGTCGGACTTCTGACGAGTGCTTTGTAACTTGACTGTGCTTCAGAATGAATTTCCCTTAACTCTCCCTGGTTTTTAtgactatttaaaatattattttgttcaaGGTTGCTTAAGAGAAATATGTCTCATTAGAGACTGGCTGAGATAATAACCCAGCACCATTAAGTGGCATTATAccagtgtgtgttttaattttttctctttctgtcattTACTCTTAGGTTCATCTCCCCAGCCATTTAGAAACTTTGGCTCTTGCCTGATTATGTTAATTATTGTGTGTTTCCAAATCACATAGTCCCTTGTTGCTCTTGTTAGAACTCTCTCTACCAGGTTCACGTTCCCAGCTGGGCCCTCCTTCAGGGCCCCCCATTCCAGTGGGCCCCGGAGCCCCCGTGCCCGTGGTGATTAGGGTGTGCTGTGGGCTTTAGCCACCAGCCTTGCCCCTCTAGTCCTGTTCCGGCTCCTGAGTTATTCCCTGACGGCTTCCTAACGCTTTCCTGCACTGACTTATGCCACACCCTCCATCTGAAAGGCCGTTCccatctttctttcctcctcccctccccttcttcaTCTCTGTTTACCAGAATCCTTTCCTGAGTGAAAGAAGGCCTACCCAATCCCAATGCTTGCTCCTCTCTgcgttttttttccatttagctGATCCAGAGGGATCCCTCCTTCCCTTGAAACCCTCTAT
The Choloepus didactylus isolate mChoDid1 chromosome 4, mChoDid1.pri, whole genome shotgun sequence DNA segment above includes these coding regions:
- the LOC119532569 gene encoding LOW QUALITY PROTEIN: tectonin beta-propeller repeat-containing protein 2-like (The sequence of the model RefSeq protein was modified relative to this genomic sequence to represent the inferred CDS: inserted 3 bases in 2 codons; substituted 2 bases at 2 genomic stop codons) yields the protein MSGCTEGVHVQRGEEPPGAVITGMRLRGASVVSKPRSRSSSLNSTDSGSGSLPPTLQAGPECGKGSQPSLQRFSVISLEDFDQELVVKPTRVKKKKEPGTIESGSRSACHSSLESTPCWESPAGCPQSWSADLLCMTSSPPGSAVDQLSTGSPGPESSLGSKWSSVLRENDDSETLRVLEAAESTPDLLDANSDSRTEMLQGNQAREVDVCNGGLNLPSLPREQGGGSGVTELEEEPGPADGGPRTXLTSPGQDSATESHGAQDMQPDDPQSTFSAFPFLDAAPLLDSLTVPSSLSVALGAEXAVPETMADEGSAQVPREEQDLLLDLEAPGHLGSGPWPGVTEXGLSQEEMAISECDLGHARRKWNPPASALVANAHQPQPQQSSWEQVLMSSNEEDIYAHGLPCSSSDMSVTELSGSCSLQDLSRPGTGGTGLLKSDQFAESWMGYSGPGCGILSLAVSEKYVWCLDYKGGLFCSVLPGTGLRWQKLEDTVQQVAVSPSGALLWKVEQKSNRAFACRKVTIKGKHHWYEVLPQTVFVALSDDMAWIIRTNEDLYLQTGLSVDCPCARAVKVDCRYPLSHITALNSMVWALTEQRALLFWEGMSSFCPEGEQWKCDIISERQALETVCITLGDQQTLWALDIHGNLWFRTGVVPEKPQGDDDHWWQVGIMAYVVFDQCSLFQTLLHATHSVATAAQVPVEKVVDKLRTAFWSQQLQCQPSLLGVNPSSVWISSGKNEFHVAKGSLIGTYWNNVVPHGTASATKWAFVLASTAPTKEGSSLWLCQSSQELCRISAQDAQSRRPLCSXLPPNTEMSAYSACPDALWALDSLGQEFIRTLSKSCPTGIHWTRLDPSQLGQQPLGQAPALSMGTSDQTPSKAQCTNQPTLQGRGWDLKMPSVRNVIASPAGRCEAAALRPLTTETFLPRTART